The following coding sequences lie in one uncultured Mailhella sp. genomic window:
- a CDS encoding helicase-related protein produces the protein MTDLSPLFRPAPSPDLADSWLRQQREARAVLRRFERGFSTVLLADEVGMGKTYVALAVMAGVAAKGGKTLLIVPGNAVLLQKWLEEIKTFNASYLAGDLRLRPLLVLDRFELLFGLHEFPQRRIRRVNPPVLTCFLRVFQDWYNAKVRRANAWKKKWLADDLAAPDSLAFQTFCAEFSKTRIHAFLDAWRSRRRRDFTKLCAKNGLLDAAAAEARQQPDAPFAGRAALRAYGMLSALFREFCAQQDKISPNVFVMTMSALRATSHRQGNGAQLLKKYLLGRMLYHKREAGAGHLRSLADALGWTRPQDDEGELRQLGKADLLGLRSVFDAQLKEQRLTELFFRTPRGGDLAALERKAQNVIDSVFRKRLHALSLAVIDEVHNWKSGRANGAKQFRAYAEVFSHRLVMSATPFQLHEQELLTLFETVAGPEGVSDPSLELVRSALAPDGPAQRCLRLSREFSEAWKALSPGDMQSIADLCGQGQGDALKHGLTALQNNAPRAALRNFCLAALRYRSALDDLETTLRPVMMRHVRDRRVRAFHCGRDFRVCGLLGGRHHGLYAVPGLDAGSALMNFIGMRAQQLLSRGLGAREHVHLLGGINSSICAFEESWKQRPAGDDNARRYLDFFLSQLRRRPHPKVIATAERALNNQRAGRKTLIFCDRLATQEELCCHLRRTLKRRSSRNLSELLRRDFLAADYYLSRSLAAGLSLPLPDADELRRVKDRLWDIQKSLPALRMRALARLSDLCLTEALLQRAGEAGAALQPYARLLCHQDALAFYLSGRSARAAAFSDSPGTPDADNPDLLDAPDAAPGEEALPPSLSDRETAADDLIHGILYGINIWHAQSNDAPQLHAALLRLLAQEARAPRDSEAEEARDEFALADLLLLVPQGLRKLLLNRALLPQDEQPETRSPGEALTRLLAADTSPSGPWQRTRRFLELLCREEGSIRPGLEASRRRSLWNGLNLRQTDIAVHINGGTDKKRRTAVCAAFNSPCLPDILICTFIGSEGIDLHRECADIVHHDLPWNPALLEQRTGRIDRIGSLASRLGNGRGTLAAGIPFLANDYDEFQYAVLLNRAQKQEILLGKPELAPAPLPPDTVSPLLPLPSPMLEFLHVNLSVEEEEKDGERACGGRKGTF, from the coding sequence ATGACTGATCTTTCTCCCCTGTTCCGCCCCGCCCCCTCCCCGGATCTCGCAGACAGCTGGCTTCGGCAGCAGCGCGAAGCCCGCGCCGTGCTCCGCCGCTTCGAGCGCGGATTTTCCACCGTGCTGCTTGCCGACGAGGTGGGCATGGGCAAAACCTACGTGGCTCTTGCCGTCATGGCGGGCGTGGCGGCCAAAGGCGGCAAAACGCTGCTCATCGTGCCGGGCAACGCGGTGCTTCTGCAAAAGTGGCTTGAAGAAATAAAAACCTTCAACGCCAGCTATCTCGCCGGGGATCTTCGGCTGCGGCCCCTGCTTGTGCTCGACCGCTTCGAGCTGCTGTTCGGGCTGCACGAATTTCCGCAGCGGCGCATCCGGCGCGTGAACCCGCCCGTGCTGACCTGCTTTCTGCGCGTGTTTCAGGACTGGTACAACGCCAAAGTCCGCCGGGCCAACGCATGGAAAAAGAAATGGCTTGCCGACGACCTTGCCGCGCCGGACAGCCTCGCCTTTCAGACCTTCTGCGCCGAGTTCTCAAAAACGCGCATCCACGCCTTTCTCGACGCGTGGCGCAGCCGTCGCCGCAGAGACTTCACCAAACTCTGCGCAAAAAACGGCCTGCTCGACGCTGCCGCCGCCGAAGCCAGGCAGCAGCCGGACGCGCCCTTTGCCGGTCGGGCCGCGCTCCGGGCCTATGGCATGCTGAGCGCGCTTTTCCGCGAGTTCTGCGCTCAGCAGGACAAGATCTCGCCCAACGTGTTCGTCATGACCATGAGCGCGCTGCGCGCAACGTCGCATCGTCAGGGGAACGGCGCGCAGCTGCTGAAAAAGTATCTGCTGGGCAGAATGCTGTACCATAAACGCGAAGCCGGAGCCGGGCATCTGCGGTCGCTCGCCGACGCCCTCGGCTGGACCCGACCTCAGGACGACGAGGGCGAACTCCGACAGCTCGGCAAAGCGGATCTGCTGGGGCTTCGCAGCGTGTTTGACGCGCAGCTGAAGGAGCAGCGTCTGACGGAGCTCTTTTTCCGCACCCCGCGAGGCGGCGATCTTGCCGCGCTGGAAAGAAAGGCTCAGAACGTCATCGACAGCGTGTTCCGGAAGCGGCTGCACGCGCTTTCCCTCGCGGTGATCGACGAAGTACACAACTGGAAAAGCGGCCGCGCCAACGGCGCAAAGCAGTTTCGCGCGTATGCCGAGGTCTTTTCTCATCGGCTCGTCATGTCGGCCACGCCGTTTCAGCTTCATGAACAGGAGCTGCTCACCCTCTTTGAAACCGTTGCCGGACCTGAGGGCGTTTCTGATCCGTCCCTCGAACTTGTGCGCAGCGCCCTTGCTCCGGACGGCCCGGCTCAGCGCTGCCTGCGCCTCAGCCGCGAATTTTCCGAAGCCTGGAAGGCGCTCTCTCCCGGCGACATGCAGAGCATCGCCGACCTGTGCGGACAAGGACAAGGCGACGCGCTGAAACACGGCCTCACCGCGCTGCAAAACAACGCCCCCCGCGCCGCGCTGCGGAATTTCTGCCTTGCGGCCCTGCGCTACCGCTCGGCCCTCGACGATCTGGAAACGACGCTGCGTCCGGTCATGATGCGCCACGTGCGGGACCGGCGCGTGCGCGCCTTCCACTGCGGCCGTGATTTTCGCGTGTGCGGCCTGCTAGGCGGCAGGCATCACGGACTGTACGCCGTGCCCGGCCTTGACGCAGGCAGCGCGCTCATGAACTTCATCGGCATGCGGGCGCAGCAGCTTCTTTCGCGCGGCCTCGGCGCAAGGGAGCACGTTCACCTGCTCGGCGGCATCAATTCCAGCATCTGCGCCTTTGAGGAAAGCTGGAAGCAGCGCCCTGCCGGCGACGACAACGCCCGGCGATATCTCGACTTTTTTCTGAGTCAGCTGCGGCGTCGTCCGCATCCCAAAGTGATCGCCACGGCCGAACGCGCGCTGAACAACCAGCGCGCAGGCCGCAAAACACTCATTTTCTGCGACCGCCTCGCCACTCAGGAAGAACTGTGCTGTCACCTGCGCCGGACCCTCAAGCGACGTTCGTCCCGGAATCTGTCGGAACTTCTGCGGCGCGACTTTCTTGCCGCGGATTACTATCTTTCCCGCTCCCTCGCCGCAGGTCTGTCTCTGCCCCTGCCGGACGCCGACGAGCTGCGCCGCGTGAAGGATCGGCTCTGGGACATCCAGAAAAGCCTTCCGGCTCTTCGCATGCGCGCGCTCGCCCGCCTGTCGGATCTGTGCCTCACCGAAGCACTGCTGCAACGCGCCGGAGAAGCCGGGGCCGCGCTTCAGCCCTATGCGCGTCTTCTCTGCCATCAGGACGCCCTTGCCTTCTATCTCTCCGGCCGGAGCGCCCGCGCTGCCGCTTTCTCCGACTCGCCGGGCACTCCCGACGCCGACAATCCCGACCTTCTTGACGCGCCCGATGCCGCGCCCGGCGAAGAAGCCCTTCCCCCGAGCCTGAGCGACCGGGAAACTGCCGCGGACGACCTCATCCACGGCATTCTGTACGGAATCAACATCTGGCACGCGCAAAGCAACGACGCCCCGCAGCTGCACGCCGCCCTGCTGCGCCTGCTCGCGCAGGAAGCCCGCGCCCCGCGCGACTCCGAAGCCGAAGAGGCGCGGGACGAGTTCGCCCTGGCCGACCTGCTTCTTCTCGTGCCGCAAGGCCTGCGCAAACTGCTGCTGAACCGCGCCCTGCTCCCGCAGGACGAACAACCCGAAACGCGCTCGCCGGGCGAAGCGCTGACAAGACTCCTGGCCGCCGATACGAGCCCTTCCGGGCCGTGGCAGAGAACGCGGCGATTTCTCGAACTTCTCTGCCGCGAAGAGGGCAGCATACGGCCCGGTCTGGAAGCCTCGCGCCGCCGCAGCCTCTGGAACGGACTCAATCTGCGCCAGACCGACATTGCCGTTCACATCAACGGCGGAACCGACAAGAAACGCCGTACGGCCGTGTGCGCCGCCTTCAATTCGCCCTGCCTGCCGGATATTCTCATCTGCACCTTCATCGGCTCCGAAGGCATCGACCTGCACCGGGAATGCGCCGACATCGTGCATCACGACCTGCCGTGGAACCCCGCCCTCCTGGAACAGCGCACAGGCCGCATCGACAGAATAGGCTCCCTCGCCTCGCGCCTCGGCAACGGCCGGGGCACCCTCGCCGCAGGCATCCCCTTCCTCGCCAACGACTACGACGAATTCCAGTACGCCGTGCTGCTCAATCGCGCCCAAAAACAGGAAATACTCCTCGGCAAACCTGAACTTGCCCCCGCCCCCCTGCCCCCGGACACAGTCTCCCCTCTCCTTCCTCTCCCCTCCCCCATGCTCGAATTTCTGCACGTCAATCTCTCCGTAGAAGAGGAAGAGAAGGACGGGGAGAGAGCGTGCGGGGGAAGGAAGGGAACCTTTTGA